The genomic region gggtttataatacattacataactagagtacaactacaaaatgaCCTAACCTTTGTAGAAatctaacataattttttaatttgatttttattacatataaggtaaaagttaaaaccaattaaagtttagttaaatatatatatatatatatatatatatatatatatatatatatataaaataaagtaacctaatactaaacaaattattactaattatgtttggttttttctgaataaaactACATATTTTCTACCAATCCATTGATTTGGAGTGATAATACATGTTAGTTGGAAACCAATTAGATTTCACTTATCAGAATTTTTATTGGAGAAAAATAACTTAACTCTAAACCAATTTTgactaaattttgaattattgatatattatataaaaatgtatttgTCACAATACTTTCCCATACACTagacaaattatcaatatatgtgtatgtgtttgcACTAGTGCCATGAAAGGCATacaatccaataaaaaaaaaaatgaaaggcaTAAAATTGCagtattatgattattattatgatCATATAtctcatgatatatatatatatatatatatatatatatatatatatatatattgcttaaATATTATGGTATAATTTAAATTGCATAGGGTAAAGTTTGTATCTAGTGCTGTTTTATATTGGAAACTTGAATCTTCGTTCTTGTCCATACACCTCACGTAATGGTAGTAATATTGCTTAATTTTTCCCATTGCAAGGCTTGATTTAAATTCTTCtctcacactttttttttttccttttttaaaataaacttcTCTCCCACCTGTtataagagggaaaaaaaaattgcaaatatgaATGCGGGTATAAATAATTATGGGATGAGGTCGGCCATGGACTTTGTTTCTATTACATTTTATAATAACTAGCTAGTCAGTTTTAGGCACCGCAGATTAGCTTTATCGTTATCAACTCCCTAGTACttctttgtatatatataaattattacttGGGATCATCACACTTCAATTTATCAATATTTAAGCTAACTATCATAATCAATTCCATTTCTATttccttaattaatttttaatcagATTTCTCAcctggagggagagagagagagagaaagagatagtcAACAAGGCCGCTCAACAgttcacaaaatgttatatattataaataaataataagatgtaaattaaataattatgccTCGCAGTCCTCGCCGATGTTTTGTATATGTAGGGTTTGAATATATTAGAAAGTGTTGAAAATCgattttcattcattcattcaaaaaaaaaaaaaaaaaaaaaactaaaaatagtttggactttgaacaaaaaaaatttatgagccATGCATGTCAGTCCGTAACTTAAGATCTCATCTCATTTGTTCACATTAGTGGGCCACCTTTTTTAAAGTCAAACCTTCAAAAACGGTCGACTGTTTACAAATTGAAGTCCCTATAACTCCATCTATTTTTGTCGTCCACCCAATATACGCCATGATACATGTATTTCATCTAGCTAAAATCCCTTTGTAtatgacatttaaaaaataaagtgttggtatatatatatatatatatatatatatatatatatatatatatatattgataatgatgtagtttacattttaaacccataatttaaacatatttttaaattaaaccccatgtttcaaaagttttaaccatttttacataactataattattaaatttacaaaatatatataaatgaaatgtTGTCTTAGGTTTTTGCAAGATTATATCATTTCCAACTCATGTTACATTCTGCTACTGCACACCTTTAGTGTGATAATCATTCCATAAGTACAAAGTTCTTGTAAGATGCGGAGGACAAAAGTTAAGGTTCAAGTCGGAaagagctttacacacatatacacttttttttccccctttttacacttagattaagaaAGGAAGTTTACATACAGATAtatttagattaagttagaataaaatttttattatatatatagtacgcCTAAGTCTATTTAACCCACCACTTGGATGTCTCCGAAGAGACCCTTTTGATCCTAATGCATCTTAGTGCACAAAACACATAAATAACTTGtttcgtgtttttttttttttttataaataataataaattttatcacTTCTAATGACATATGagtattttgagaaaaaaaggggtttaaaaaaaactatgtaagaaaaaaaatagcaagATGATTTTACATAGTTTCATTTTAGAGAATTTCTTCTTACATAGTTGTcctataaatttctttaaagacctttttctttctccctgtgtatgtattaaaaatacttagtattctataataaaaaaaagttatcctATAAATGAAACCTATTAAATAATGTGCCATATAAGTAGTTAATTATGATTGTaatattcttctcaaaaaatttaattataattaaaaactcCAGAGTCCTTATTATGGAGTACTAGTAATTAAGATTTTAAATTACTCCTGAATATGAGccaaattcattttatttaaattctagCTGTATTCtttggcaaaaaataaaaataaaaataaattctgcCTATCTCATTCTATAGGTGTCAATGAGTTGGCTATTTGCATATTTATTAACATACAATTATATATACGTGGAAGAATATCTCTCCAACCAACAAAAATCTGTCACTGCCTTTATTGTAAATCacctttattttttagtatttggtaaGTAAAtcaacctttttattttctgtgtAAGTAAATCACCTCATCCAGCCTGACTTGGTTTAAttgcaaagaaataaattaaacaacCAGCTCATGTTGTGGGAAATTATGTTAAATGTTAATTAAGGAATCCTTGGCaataaaatcacataaattttCGAGTCAAACTTGTTAATGACATAAATTTTGCTCAACAATTCATTCAAGTACAGCCAATacttttccctcaaaaaaacAGTACAGCCAATACTTTTTTGCGTAAGTTACAACTATCCATTTATGTTTATGAGCTATACATGTAGACTTTGACTAATTGCTGTTATCTGATACAAGGGATTCAAATGAAATAAACCTAAACTCTTGGGGGGTAAAATGCAATATACAGTGTCAATGATTCAATGTACATACTTGCGTCCAATACAGATAGCGTAAACAAGTGGCAGTGAGAGAGTATTTAAGATTTATACAAAgtagaaagaaaacaaacaaacaaacaaaaaatacaactttgaaAATTTCCATGAGCTTTCCTTGTGGTTTCCATGTTTAACAGCTTGCGAAGGCACTCATTGTCCTTTGACTTTGATTTGTTCCTTATATAAAGAAGATTACAGATTTCACTATTCAACACCATCATCGTCATATATAACCTAGCGATACCTACTGTTACCTGAACCTTTAACAAGATCCAACCATGGATGTTCCTCCAGATTTCCTATGCCCCATTTCCATGGAGCTCATGGAAGACCCTGTCACCATAGCCACAGGCCTCAGCTATGAAAGAAAGAACATTGAGAAATGGTTCTTCACTTACAAGAAGAAGACCTGCCCGGCTACCATGCAAAGCATCAAGAATTTTGATCTCACTCCTAATCACAACCTCAAGAGGCTCATTCTTGCAtggcaaaatcaaaataaagctTCTCAATCTtgttcttcatcatcatcatcatcaagtcCTTCGGTCAAGCATGATGAAATGTTATCACTCCTCAAAACCATCGAGTCATCGCCATTCAAGGTAAGTTCCTTGAAGAAACTCCGATCAATTATTGAAATTGGTGATGAGATTATAAATACCGACTTTATTCTATCTAGTGGAGTCGAGGTACTAGTCCAAATAATTGTACAAATTCTTTATGAGAGCCATGATTTTGTTACATTTAGTGCTTGTGAGGAGGCCTTAGGAGTGTTGCAACAACTCCCTCTATCCGAGGAAGAAAGAACCTTTGAACTTTTATCCAAACAAGAGTCTATTAAGTCCATGGCAATCATGCTTCAAAGAGGCAGTGCTGAGGGCAGGCTATACACTATTACGATATTCCAAAAGATGTCAAAAAGTAATTATGATTGGAACTTTGTTATTCAAGATCAAGGTATAGATTTCTTCAAGTCATTGTTAGAGCTTGTTTCCGATGAGATATGCACCAAGGCAAGTTCTCGTGCCTTAGATGTTCTAATAGACATATTGGGAGGTTCAAAGAAAAGCCGGTTGAAAGCCATAGAAGCTGGCGCAGTTTGTGTCCTTATCGAGCTTCTTCCAGACTCGAATCGATCATCCAAATGTGAGAAAGTGTTGGTATTGTTAAAACTACTATGTGAATGTGCTGAAGGAAGGCAGGCCTTGGTTGAACATGGCATGGCCATAGCTGCAATCTCCAAGAAAATGTTGCATGTCTCCAACACCACCACAAAGATTGCGGTGAAGATTTTGTGGCGGATTTGTAGCTTGCACCCAACTGAGAGAGTTTTGGAGGAAATGTTGGTTTATGGATCCGTGAAGAAGCTTTTGGCATTGTTGCATATCGATGGCCGATCTTCAACAAAGGATAAAGTGTTGAAGATGTTCAAGTTGCATGGGAATTTATGGAAGCGCTACCCTTGTTTTCCTTGTGAAATGAAGGAATATTTGGCACTAGTAGATGATTCTCGCTAAAggtaaaatattaaaagatgaaaattttgggtGTAATATCTTCAATTATATATAACTTTCTCAAGAAAGTTTgaattagtaaaatatatacattttggAGTTATTAATTTCCCTTTCTATTGCGTATTTGGAATGTGTGAATTTTGGTGCCGTACCACTCTTCTGTTcctgttttattattataatgatcATCATGATTGTGCTTGcgttttactttattttattttattttattttgtttatttttatttttattattacatGGAAGTGTGTTTGATCTTGTCAGAGATACTTTACACCCAGATTTgtttttccaaataaatttcTACTCTATTCTTCATTTAAATTGCACCATTTGTCAGAGAATCTTGATTGATGAATTTAGTCTTCTAATTGCACCATTTatgaaattaatttaaattcatattatggTGGTAGCATCAGGATTGCACCTTAGTAATAGAATAGCACAAGGTCTCACCAATTAATTACTTTGAATAGGTGAATTAAACAAGTAAAATAATTGTTAGATTGACAAGAACTTTACAACTCAATTagttgaaatatatttttggtgTGTTTTCAATAAGAAcatttagagttcaaatctctCAAACCTAATTATTGATCTGTGTGTGTAtcagtgtatatatgtatataaaaagtTGCTTTGAATAGGTGAAATTAAACAAGTAAAATAATGGTTAGATTGACAAAaatcttgtaactcaattagttggtatcttttcttttgatgtCTTTTTAATGGGAATATCCAGGGTTCAATTACCTCCACAGGTTCTATCACAATTATtgatgtgtgtgtataatatgTATATAATTAGAAAAGTTACAAACTTGTAAAATACTAGTTACATTGTTCACTAGTCTCATGAAGTGCTTATGCCATATGTACTAAGATGATAGGAGTAGATATTGCAAAATGTTATGTTTATcacagttttattttattttttaaataatttgagtATGAATACATTCATTTCAATtccccataatttttttttaataataaataagactaTTTTCAGATAGAGTATGAGATGTATAATATGGAATATCTTGGAACTTATTTGAGTCAGGCTAGTTCTCAAGAATGCATACAATCACATTGTTATTGTATTACAATATCTGTAGGGAGTAGTTGAATATTAGATATCTTATTCTTTATTACTTGGCTTAGGTAACTGGTCTACCCAAAAGCAGTTGAGCAATCGAAAAGCTTGTAATTGTAACAATATTatagcaacttttttttttttttttgagaaaaatattatagcaacttAACATACGACGTACGTACTTActtttctctcatcttttcatGCTACCTAACCAACAAAGGATGAAGAATACAATTATTTATCCTttaatctttttatcttttatatgaaacacaaaaaattgacATTATCCCTCGTATGGGACCCTAAATCTTAGGCTAAATGCATGGTAATGTATGATTGATGACAACAAACCAcgataataaaaaagagagtttaATTTAATGAAGTGCTACAttcaacattttcacaatataagaaaaaaaaattttttttcctaaaatccTGAAatgtaattataatttatatgtaGATAAGAACTTATTACAAAGTCTAACTGAGATAAGTCAAAATCTGAGTTTGTCAGGTTTGATCGTTTCGAGATTTGAATTGTCCATGCATATCTCAgcattcaatttttgttattattcgtTTTTTGTTGGGTCTAATATTTAAAACAGTGCTTGTCTACTGCATTGCAATTTGCAATTAATATATACGTGAGAACCGAGTTGGGCTTTGTTGGTTTCTTTTGGACCTTCAAATTGATATTCCTTTGGATGAAAGAAAATTGGAAATGAAAGTGGACTAATGAATTTGATACCAAGAAAGGAGTTGCAAAATCTGATTTGTTAtgctacttttatatatatatactctcatCTTTGTTaattctaataataataataataataattattattattattattattattattattagtaacgAGAGGCATACTATACAACACTTTTATGCCATTTAATTAATTCATGGATATATGCTAACAAAAAGTAAAGgatttttataaatatcatgTGATGAGTATATGATATTAtcaaactattaataattttaaaatatcattattatcaTGTATACATTatgtaattaaattatttactttaacggaaaatttttacaaatgaCTATTTGTCCACACCTTTTGTCTAAAGGATTAATTGTTTAAACTAAAAGttcaaaaaccaaattaaattgaCATTAACTTAAAAATCCAAAGGTTGCATGCATGTATTTgtaaaaattccaaaaagtaaaatatatattgaagttATATAATGTTTTTAGTGTTCCACCTTAAAAACTTTAgctttatattttaattcagTCCTAAATTGGGTCTATTAGTTGGAGACACTCAACCTTCCATAACTTGTCTATAAAACAGGAAAGGTTGCCAAATATTGAAAGTTCCATATACATGATACTACTACCTCTGAGaaattttccaactcatttcttttatttccaCTCCACTAAAGAAAGAGGAAAACAGTGAAAATATACGAAATTCTCATATTTTCCCACCAGACCATATTCAATTGTTTTGCGCTTACCTTACCTTGAATGAAAAACAATGTTTAAATGCGTATGGTTGCATCATTAGAGGGTAGTAGTTGGCCAGTCAAGTTGTCAACCTTCAAAATTCGAGTTCATAAAAACAACACGAGCAACCTGTGTTGTAAGTCTAGGGGTTAGATAGATCtatccaaagtccaaacttcACTTAAAGCATGCTAGCAATTCTTtctaattaaacaaataaaaaataagtctggtttcaacaaaaacaaacaaaataacaaagccacgaaagtttcacatttttacctaaattaattagatagttatAAAATTCAACACGTAGGCACTTTCTGGTAATACTAACAGAGGCATCTAAGATTCAAAACTTTAAAGTTTCCCTCATGAGCCTAGTCTCCTAGAAccaaataatttcatttatgTTATATagatattctttcttttctccccCTTTATATAAGTGGGGAGGGCGACTCAAGTCCATGTTTTCCTCGAAGAAGTGGGTAATGCCATTCAAGTACAAGGGACAGAACAAGGATTTTCATTTTCATCGAGCCAAAGTATGAACCAagataaaattacaattaaagaataaaagtaAATTGGCATGCAAAActaaattaatatatgaaaatacaATCTAGCATATTTTAGTATTAATAAATGTAAACAAAAGAATAGACGTGTACAAaataactattattttttaatatatttcaacTCTATCGTGTATCAAAAtgactattattttttatttgatgttcACTAATCATTGAACAATAATACGTCCCAGGCTTATGGACTagtttctcaaacaaaaaaaaaaaaaaaaaacttgatcaTTTATCTAAAtgaatttgacatttttttaattaaaatcctGAAAATTATGTACTTAGCAGCAAAGAGTGGGAGCTTTTATGGTCCGTTTAGATTGAGAGGAATAGTAGagtaaaatagaatagaattggtccaaaattagtttattttcaaCCAACTATACTCTACTCCTATTCCCTCCCCCCTCAATCCCAACGGGCCCTTAATCTCAATCAAAGGTTCATAGAGCCAAAGAATTTTTAGAAGCTTTTTACCAAAGGAAAGCCTAGGGAACTACAAGTACATTGAGTTATAGAAATTGATGTTAGGTTTTGGATTTTGCACCTGAGAATTCATTGTTGTATTTTTGGGCCAAGAAGACCTTCTCTTTTCTGCTTGATTTATCGGTTGATTAGATCTTGTGATCAACACAATTGAAAGTATATTTGCCAACTTTGACCCTTGGGGTCTCATGAACTCATTATTTTTGTGGAATTTGTTAAagtgtatagtgttgtgggtTTTAGGCCAAACTAAATTatttgtatagcacacattcttgtactacactcttacttatACTGTattcatatgcctcctatataaaggcactcatgtatattctttcactgagaaatacaatacatttattcattatttctaacatggtattagagccattGCTTTAATCCTCTGGTGTGCCGCTCTTAAGCAGTCTTGTCTTCTTGGGTGTCATCCACTGGAGCCGACATTGTGAGCAGAACCACTACTTCCACTACGACTCTAGTACATCAAAGACCACTACCTTGCTGCCACCACCGCTTCCGCTTCTTCGATTAGACCACATATTGCACCATCAGAAAGTAGTCTGATAAGCTCTTTTGTGAAAAATCGTCTTCATCAAACCTATCACGCGCCTCCACGCAGCACTACAAGTCTCGGCGGTAAAATAACGCACCACCTATACTTTTTACGCGCTGCCACACGCCAGAACTTCATCCGCTGACGACATCAGTCACACCATGTCAGCCCTAGTGACGTCATTAGGACATGTCATCACTGCTACGTTATCTTGCTTGCATCGGCAACACATCAGCACTCAGTCAACGATTACGTCATCTCGCTGATGTCATCATTGTTGACCTATGACTGAATCATTGACTGTTGACTTTTTGGCGCCTTTGACCATTGACTTTTTGCAGTCTAGGTTTTCTTCTTGTTGCAATAATCGTCGCCGACAATCCAGCAAacgtttttacaatttttgcaAATGTCTTGGCCACAATATTGAGCTTTGCTATCATCACAATAAATcagttgtttcaatttttgttgctACTGTTGCTAACACTGAGAATGTCaaaccaatggctcccgtctctGCATAGTCTTAGTCTTCTGGATCCACTTTCATCATTTCCAGAGATGACTTTATAAACATCATCGctaatgtcattcgtatggttggtaatgcatcttattcctcttctctctcagctttatctAGTATGTCTCCtacctcttggcttatggattctgcttctTGCAAttacatgacacctcactcatcTTTATTTTCTGACCTTAAActtgcaccacaccctcttaatattcgcacagcaaatggttccacaatgtttgGTCATAAGATAGGTTCTGTttcgacctccaacctctcgGTTCCTgaggtctttaat from Castanea sativa cultivar Marrone di Chiusa Pesio chromosome 11, ASM4071231v1 harbors:
- the LOC142617560 gene encoding E3 ubiquitin-protein ligase PUB23-like is translated as MDVPPDFLCPISMELMEDPVTIATGLSYERKNIEKWFFTYKKKTCPATMQSIKNFDLTPNHNLKRLILAWQNQNKASQSCSSSSSSSSPSVKHDEMLSLLKTIESSPFKVSSLKKLRSIIEIGDEIINTDFILSSGVEVLVQIIVQILYESHDFVTFSACEEALGVLQQLPLSEEERTFELLSKQESIKSMAIMLQRGSAEGRLYTITIFQKMSKSNYDWNFVIQDQGIDFFKSLLELVSDEICTKASSRALDVLIDILGGSKKSRLKAIEAGAVCVLIELLPDSNRSSKCEKVLVLLKLLCECAEGRQALVEHGMAIAAISKKMLHVSNTTTKIAVKILWRICSLHPTERVLEEMLVYGSVKKLLALLHIDGRSSTKDKVLKMFKLHGNLWKRYPCFPCEMKEYLALVDDSR